One window from the genome of Lysobacter helvus encodes:
- a CDS encoding nitroreductase family protein: MSRSDPTPSDELHFLNARRSVPAKQLGEPAPDEATQLRLLAAAVRVPDHGKRVPFRFIRLQGDARHALGERLVARTQVRDPEAGESAIEKDRKRFSHAPLVFVVVAKLGPDEKIPESERASCAACVCFALLQAAQALGFGAQWLTGWPAYDPEITALLGLGEHEHVAGFLHVGTPKLDAPERDRPDPRELLTDWTPA; encoded by the coding sequence ATGTCCCGCTCTGACCCCACCCCGTCCGACGAACTGCATTTCTTGAACGCGCGACGGTCGGTGCCGGCCAAGCAATTGGGCGAACCTGCGCCGGACGAGGCCACGCAACTGCGCCTGCTGGCGGCCGCCGTGCGGGTGCCCGACCACGGCAAGCGGGTGCCCTTCCGCTTCATCCGCCTCCAGGGCGACGCCCGCCACGCGCTCGGCGAACGGCTGGTCGCACGCACCCAGGTGCGCGACCCCGAGGCCGGCGAAAGCGCGATCGAAAAGGACCGCAAGCGCTTCTCCCACGCGCCGCTGGTGTTCGTGGTCGTGGCGAAGCTGGGGCCCGACGAGAAGATCCCGGAAAGCGAACGCGCCAGTTGCGCCGCATGCGTGTGTTTCGCCTTGCTGCAGGCCGCGCAGGCGCTGGGGTTCGGCGCGCAGTGGCTGACGGGCTGGCCGGCCTACGATCCGGAGATCACCGCCCTGCTTGGCCTGGGCGAACACGAACACGTCGCCGGCTTCCTGCACGTGGGCACGCCGAAACTCGACGCACCGGAACGCGATCGCCCCGATCCGCGCGAATTGCTCACCGACTGGACCCCCGCATGA
- a CDS encoding 5'-3' exonuclease — protein sequence MNAPLPVAAPLYLVDASLYVFRAWHSMPNEFHDGEGWPTNAVHGFARFLLELLERERPRHIAIAFDEALDSCFRNTLYPAYKANRDAAPEELRRQFAHCKALCSALGLAVLAHQDYEADDLIGTALHHARAAGHRGVIVSADKDLSQLLAGLDEQWDYARGQRWTMGGVKARHGVEAHQIADYLALTGDAVDNIPGVPGVGSKTAAILLAHFGSLDALLARVDEVQFLRFRGAATVATKLRANKDQALLWRQLTTIALDAPMDQRDFTRGAADATALVSLCDNLRFGPLTRRRLQEASGVQTTATVAG from the coding sequence ATGAACGCACCGCTGCCCGTCGCCGCCCCGCTCTACCTGGTCGACGCCAGCCTGTACGTCTTCCGCGCGTGGCATTCGATGCCGAATGAATTCCACGACGGCGAAGGCTGGCCGACCAACGCCGTGCACGGCTTCGCGCGCTTCCTGCTCGAACTGCTCGAACGCGAACGCCCCAGGCACATCGCCATCGCCTTCGACGAAGCGCTCGACTCGTGCTTCCGCAACACGCTGTATCCGGCGTACAAGGCCAACCGCGACGCCGCGCCGGAAGAACTCCGCCGCCAGTTCGCGCACTGCAAGGCCTTGTGCAGCGCGCTGGGCCTGGCCGTGCTCGCGCACCAGGACTACGAAGCGGACGACCTGATCGGCACCGCGCTGCACCACGCGCGCGCCGCCGGCCATCGCGGCGTGATCGTGTCCGCCGACAAGGACCTGTCGCAGCTGCTCGCGGGCCTGGACGAACAATGGGACTACGCGCGCGGCCAGCGCTGGACCATGGGCGGCGTGAAAGCGCGCCACGGCGTCGAAGCGCACCAGATCGCCGATTACCTCGCGCTCACCGGCGATGCGGTCGACAACATCCCGGGCGTGCCCGGCGTCGGCAGCAAGACCGCCGCGATCCTGCTCGCGCATTTCGGTTCGCTCGATGCGTTGCTCGCGCGCGTGGACGAAGTGCAGTTCCTGCGCTTCCGCGGCGCCGCCACGGTGGCCACGAAATTGCGCGCCAACAAGGACCAGGCGCTGCTGTGGCGCCAGCTCACGACGATCGCCCTCGATGCGCCGATGGACCAGCGCGATTTCACGCGCGGTGCCGCCGACGCGACGGCGCTGGTGTCGCTGTGCGACAACCTGCGCTTCGGTCCGCTGACGCGCCGCCGGCTGCAGGAGGCCAGCGGCGTGCAGACGACGGCCACGGTCGCGGGCTAG
- a CDS encoding NUDIX hydrolase, translating to MSKPHAHDDHEVLFEGDWLRLVRRGHWESCERTHGKGMAVIIVACTPDDDVLFVEQYRVPLGSKTIEMPAGLVGDQSEDDTLEAAATRELEEETGWRPDRVHVLMTGPTSAGMSNERIAFVRAEGLVRTGPGGGVEGEDITVHAVPRKDAPAWLVQKQREGYELDLKLWAGLWMLERNPDGTSL from the coding sequence ATGAGCAAACCCCACGCGCACGACGATCACGAAGTCCTCTTCGAAGGCGACTGGCTCCGCCTGGTCCGCCGCGGCCATTGGGAATCGTGCGAACGCACGCACGGCAAGGGCATGGCGGTGATCATCGTCGCGTGCACGCCGGACGACGATGTGCTGTTCGTCGAGCAATACCGCGTGCCGCTCGGCTCGAAGACGATCGAGATGCCCGCGGGCCTCGTCGGCGACCAGTCGGAAGACGACACGCTCGAAGCCGCGGCCACGCGCGAACTGGAAGAAGAAACCGGCTGGCGTCCCGATCGCGTGCACGTGCTGATGACGGGCCCGACGTCGGCGGGCATGAGCAACGAGCGCATCGCGTTCGTGCGCGCCGAAGGCCTGGTGCGCACCGGCCCGGGCGGCGGCGTGGAAGGCGAAGACATCACGGTGCACGCGGTGCCGCGCAAGGACGCCCCGGCGTGGCTGGTGCAGAAGCAGCGCGAAGGCTACGAGCTCGACCTCAAGCTGTGGGCCGGCTTGTGGATGCTCGAACGCAACCCCGACGGCACGTCGCTTTAA
- the pip gene encoding prolyl aminopeptidase, whose translation MRESPRDPVLRTLYPELPAYDTGMLKVDGRHTLYYEQCGNPQGKPVVMLHGGPGGGCSDKMRRFHDPAKYRIVLFDQRGAGRSTPHADLVDNTTWHLVSDIEALRTKLSIDRWQVFGGSWGSTLALAYAQKHPERVTELVLRGIFMLRRWELEWFYQEGASRLFPDVWEHYLEAIPPVERHDLISAYHRRLTSDDEAVRLAAARAWSVWEGATSFLRMDPDFISGHEDAAFALAFARIENHYFVNGGFFEVEDQLLRDAHRIGDIPGVIVHGRYDVVCPMRNAWDLKRAWPKGELVITPTSGHSAFEPENVDALVRATDSFA comes from the coding sequence ATGCGCGAATCCCCCCGCGATCCTGTCCTCCGCACGCTCTACCCGGAGCTGCCGGCCTACGACACCGGCATGCTGAAGGTCGATGGCCGCCACACCCTGTACTACGAACAGTGCGGCAACCCGCAGGGCAAGCCGGTGGTGATGTTGCACGGCGGGCCGGGCGGCGGGTGCAGCGACAAGATGCGGCGCTTCCACGATCCGGCGAAGTACCGGATCGTGCTGTTCGACCAGCGCGGCGCGGGCCGTTCGACGCCGCACGCGGACCTGGTGGACAACACCACGTGGCACCTGGTGTCCGACATCGAAGCACTGCGCACGAAATTGTCCATCGATCGCTGGCAGGTGTTCGGCGGATCGTGGGGTTCGACGCTCGCGTTGGCGTACGCGCAGAAGCATCCCGAACGCGTGACGGAACTCGTGCTGCGCGGCATCTTCATGCTGCGGCGCTGGGAACTGGAATGGTTCTACCAGGAAGGCGCCTCGCGCCTGTTCCCCGACGTGTGGGAGCACTACCTCGAGGCGATCCCGCCGGTGGAACGCCACGACCTGATCAGTGCATACCACCGCCGATTGACGAGCGACGACGAAGCCGTGCGCCTGGCCGCGGCGCGCGCGTGGAGCGTGTGGGAAGGCGCGACGAGTTTCCTGCGCATGGACCCGGACTTCATCAGCGGGCACGAGGATGCCGCGTTCGCGCTGGCATTCGCGCGCATCGAGAACCACTACTTCGTCAACGGCGGGTTCTTCGAAGTGGAAGACCAGTTGCTGCGCGACGCGCATCGCATCGGCGACATCCCGGGCGTGATCGTGCACGGGCGCTACGACGTGGTGTGCCCGATGCGCAATGCGTGGGACCTCAAGCGCGCGTGGCCGAAGGGCGAGCTGGTGATCACGCCCACGTCGGGACATTCGGCGTTCGAGCCGGAGAACGTGGACGCGCTGGTGCGCGCGACGGATTCGTTCGCTTAA
- the prmC gene encoding peptide chain release factor N(5)-glutamine methyltransferase encodes MTPPPDARIEAVLRDARARVERAHEQPADAEWLLAHVLGKSRSYLYAHMDDVLDADVAARFEAALARRIAGEPLAYITGRKGFWRFELHVTPDTLVPRPETELLVELALAHLPRDRDVAIADLGTGSGAIALALAYERPRAHIVAVDASVAALDVARANARELRLPQVEFRVGDWCEALGGEQFDLIASNPPYIALGDLHLEALRYEPESALASGRDGLDAIRAILAGARACLRPGGILLLEHGQDQGGAVRALFATAGFHGVETSQDIEQRDRVTSGRLPGDDAALG; translated from the coding sequence ATGACGCCTCCCCCCGACGCGCGCATCGAAGCAGTCCTTCGCGATGCGCGCGCTCGGGTGGAGCGCGCCCACGAGCAACCGGCGGATGCGGAGTGGTTGCTCGCGCACGTGCTGGGCAAGTCGCGCAGTTACCTCTACGCGCACATGGACGACGTGCTCGACGCCGACGTCGCCGCACGTTTCGAAGCCGCGCTCGCGCGGCGCATCGCGGGCGAACCGCTCGCGTACATCACGGGCCGCAAGGGATTCTGGCGGTTCGAATTGCACGTCACGCCCGACACGCTGGTGCCGCGGCCGGAAACCGAACTCCTCGTCGAACTCGCGCTCGCGCACTTGCCGCGCGATCGCGATGTCGCGATCGCCGACCTCGGCACGGGCAGCGGTGCGATCGCGCTGGCCCTCGCGTACGAACGCCCGCGTGCGCACATCGTCGCCGTGGACGCGAGCGTCGCCGCACTCGATGTCGCCCGCGCCAACGCACGCGAACTGCGCCTGCCGCAGGTGGAATTCCGCGTCGGCGACTGGTGCGAGGCGCTGGGCGGCGAACAGTTCGACCTGATCGCCAGCAACCCGCCCTACATCGCGCTGGGCGACCTGCACCTGGAAGCCCTGCGTTACGAACCCGAATCCGCGCTCGCCTCCGGCCGCGACGGCCTGGATGCGATCCGCGCCATCCTCGCCGGTGCGCGCGCCTGCCTGCGGCCGGGCGGGATCCTGTTGCTCGAACACGGCCAGGACCAGGGCGGCGCGGTGCGTGCGTTGTTCGCCACGGCCGGATTCCACGGGGTCGAAACCTCGCAGGACATCGAGCAGCGCGACCGCGTCACCTCGGGCCGCCTGCCCGGCGACGACGCGGCGCTGGGCTAG
- a CDS encoding M1 family metallopeptidase, with protein MTLLRRSLLATALVAAIGLAHAADNTDVPKGPLPRTVVPSLVQLELKLDPKQANFTGTTRIQAKVSEATDTIWMHGQGLKIAKAEAVLKGGKRIALTPSEADVSGVLKLAAASKIPAGDVTLEIAYEAPFGELQGAYRVKPDGKDYVITQMEPLGARHTFPSFDEPSFKQPWDITLIVPEGETAVANTAEAKTEKLPGGWKKVTFNRTEALPSYLVAFAVGPWDLQQGPDIGPNGARTTPIKLRGVAAQGQGPRMKYSLENTPVIVKALEDYFATPYPFDKLDNVAAPDFWAGAMENAGLIVYRDRLMFPDENSSVGERQGFWGTSSHELAHQWFGDLVTMRWWDDLWLNEAFATWMGNKIHGQLRPEAHTDRGLLEGAIGAMGADSLASTRRVHEPIKDFTDIQSAFDGITYQKGGAVLGMFERYVGEDQFRTGIRNYIKAHARGNATSSDLIASVAAQSNDAAAVDAAFKSFIDQPGVPFVTIDVECGAGKPTLVVNQQRYLPLGSTANASQTWGIPLSVRYSDNGTIREQKGIVTGASSRFELTQAQSCPAWVMPNAHGAGYYRFALAPKFQQSLSGAFAQLDDREQRVYADSVTSAYGAGKLKPSELLATLPQFANAPVRQTVTAGLGQVGWMDEFLLKNDAERAAFRKQVASIYRPRLEQLGLTPKQGEADDDRLLRTTLVNFFAGTLHDTAVRAELAKQGRMVLGLGGDGALHADAVSRDLRGVALAVAVEDGGADAFNAADKHFRASQDAVIRAQLLGAMGSAQDPKLVEKARAMVFEQGLLRRNEIFPVVGGQTEHPATRPALRQWVDTHFTELEARLAPAGAALVNLYSAGMCSDQDAADLEQRFGARMKTIEGGPLELKQTAEAVRLCAAQKQARTGMALFAKK; from the coding sequence ATGACCTTGCTGCGCCGCAGTCTCCTCGCCACGGCCCTGGTGGCCGCCATCGGTCTGGCCCACGCCGCCGACAACACCGATGTCCCGAAGGGTCCGCTGCCGCGCACCGTCGTCCCGTCGCTGGTGCAGCTGGAACTCAAGCTCGATCCGAAGCAGGCCAACTTCACCGGCACCACCCGGATCCAGGCGAAGGTGTCCGAAGCCACCGACACGATCTGGATGCACGGGCAGGGCCTGAAGATCGCGAAGGCCGAGGCCGTGCTGAAGGGCGGCAAGCGCATCGCGCTGACGCCGAGCGAAGCCGATGTGTCGGGCGTGCTGAAGCTGGCCGCCGCCTCGAAGATCCCCGCGGGCGATGTCACGCTCGAGATCGCGTACGAAGCGCCGTTCGGCGAACTGCAGGGCGCGTACCGCGTGAAGCCCGATGGCAAGGACTACGTCATCACGCAGATGGAACCGCTGGGCGCGCGCCACACGTTCCCGTCGTTCGACGAACCCAGCTTCAAGCAGCCCTGGGACATCACGCTGATCGTTCCCGAAGGCGAAACCGCGGTCGCCAACACCGCCGAAGCAAAAACCGAAAAGCTCCCGGGCGGCTGGAAGAAGGTCACCTTCAACCGCACCGAGGCGTTGCCGAGCTACCTCGTCGCCTTCGCCGTGGGTCCGTGGGACCTGCAGCAGGGCCCGGACATCGGCCCGAACGGCGCGCGCACCACGCCCATCAAGCTGCGCGGCGTCGCGGCGCAGGGGCAGGGCCCGCGCATGAAGTACTCGCTGGAAAACACCCCGGTGATCGTCAAGGCGCTGGAGGATTATTTCGCCACGCCGTATCCGTTCGACAAGCTCGACAACGTCGCCGCGCCCGACTTCTGGGCCGGCGCGATGGAGAACGCGGGCCTCATCGTGTACCGCGATCGCCTGATGTTCCCCGATGAGAATTCGTCGGTGGGCGAGCGCCAGGGCTTCTGGGGCACGAGCTCGCACGAGCTGGCGCACCAGTGGTTCGGCGACCTGGTCACGATGCGCTGGTGGGACGACCTGTGGTTGAACGAAGCGTTCGCCACGTGGATGGGCAACAAGATCCACGGCCAGCTGCGTCCGGAAGCGCACACCGACCGCGGCCTGCTGGAAGGCGCGATCGGCGCGATGGGCGCCGACAGCCTGGCCAGCACGCGTCGCGTGCACGAGCCGATCAAGGACTTCACCGACATCCAGTCGGCGTTCGACGGCATCACCTACCAGAAGGGCGGCGCGGTGCTCGGCATGTTCGAGCGCTATGTCGGCGAAGACCAGTTCCGCACCGGCATCCGCAACTACATCAAGGCGCACGCGCGCGGCAACGCGACGAGTTCGGACCTGATCGCCTCGGTCGCGGCGCAGAGCAACGATGCCGCCGCCGTCGACGCGGCGTTCAAGAGCTTCATCGACCAGCCGGGCGTGCCGTTCGTGACGATCGACGTCGAATGCGGCGCGGGCAAGCCGACGCTGGTGGTCAACCAGCAGCGTTACCTGCCGCTGGGTTCCACCGCGAATGCGTCGCAGACGTGGGGCATCCCGCTGAGCGTGCGCTATTCCGACAACGGCACGATCCGCGAGCAGAAGGGCATCGTCACCGGCGCGTCGTCGCGCTTCGAACTCACGCAGGCGCAATCGTGCCCGGCGTGGGTGATGCCGAACGCGCACGGTGCGGGCTACTACCGCTTCGCGCTGGCGCCGAAGTTCCAGCAGTCGCTGTCGGGGGCGTTCGCGCAGTTGGATGATCGCGAGCAGCGCGTGTACGCCGATTCGGTCACGTCCGCGTACGGCGCGGGCAAGCTCAAGCCGTCCGAATTGCTGGCCACGCTGCCGCAGTTCGCCAACGCGCCGGTGCGCCAGACCGTCACCGCGGGCCTGGGCCAGGTCGGCTGGATGGACGAATTCCTGCTGAAGAACGACGCCGAGCGCGCCGCGTTCCGCAAGCAGGTCGCGTCGATCTACCGTCCGCGCCTGGAACAGCTCGGGCTCACGCCGAAGCAGGGCGAAGCCGACGACGATCGCCTGCTGCGCACCACGCTGGTGAACTTCTTCGCCGGCACGCTGCACGACACCGCGGTCCGCGCCGAACTCGCCAAGCAGGGCCGCATGGTCCTGGGCCTGGGCGGCGACGGTGCGCTGCACGCCGATGCCGTGTCGCGCGACCTGCGCGGCGTGGCGCTGGCCGTGGCCGTCGAAGACGGCGGCGCGGATGCCTTCAACGCCGCCGACAAGCACTTCCGTGCCAGCCAGGATGCGGTGATCCGCGCCCAGCTGCTCGGTGCGATGGGCAGCGCGCAGGACCCGAAGCTGGTGGAGAAGGCGCGCGCGATGGTGTTCGAGCAAGGCCTCCTGCGCCGCAACGAGATCTTCCCGGTGGTCGGCGGCCAGACCGAACACCCCGCCACGCGTCCTGCCCTGCGCCAGTGGGTGGACACGCACTTCACCGAGCTCGAGGCGCGCCTGGCGCCGGCGGGCGCGGCGCTGGTCAACCTGTACTCGGCCGGGATGTGCAGCGACCAGGACGCGGCCGACCTGGAGCAGCGTTTCGGCGCGCGCATGAAGACGATCGAAGGCGGCCCGCTGGAACTGAAGCAGACCGCCGAAGCCGTCCGCCTGTGCGCGGCGCAGAAGCAGGCCCGCACCGGCATGGCGCTGTTTGCGAAGAAGTGA
- a CDS encoding GNAT family N-acetyltransferase: protein MPTLGLLDPERHDLAAFASGEPSLDRYLQHYAWTNHCNGIATTHVLAQRRAVLGYFSLSAAHLQLADLQPADRALLPRYPVPAVRMGRLAIAREHQRKGLGELLLGFAVHRSLEMRTTLGVRVMLVDALEPAVDFYLAYGFRRTSAAASTLYLPLGAEDP from the coding sequence GTGCCGACGCTCGGTCTGCTTGATCCGGAGCGTCACGACCTCGCCGCCTTTGCGAGCGGCGAACCATCGCTCGATCGTTACCTGCAGCACTACGCCTGGACGAACCACTGCAACGGCATCGCCACCACGCACGTGTTGGCGCAGCGTCGAGCGGTGCTTGGGTATTTTTCGCTGTCGGCCGCGCATCTCCAGTTGGCCGACCTCCAACCCGCGGATCGCGCACTGTTGCCCCGCTATCCCGTGCCAGCCGTCCGCATGGGTCGCCTGGCGATCGCACGCGAACACCAGCGCAAAGGCCTGGGCGAACTGCTCCTCGGTTTCGCGGTGCACCGTAGCCTGGAGATGCGAACGACCCTGGGCGTGCGCGTGATGCTCGTGGATGCGCTGGAACCGGCCGTCGATTTCTATCTGGCCTACGGGTTCCGTCGGACGAGCGCGGCGGCATCGACGCTTTACCTGCCGCTGGGGGCGGAGGACCCCTAG
- a CDS encoding DUF1778 domain-containing protein, with amino-acid sequence MKPTPNDAKAGRFDLRLNPMEKQRIQSAAALKGQQVSVFIREIMLREADAILAAHAASQLDAEQTRRFMAALDAPFAPNEKLARALARTGR; translated from the coding sequence ATGAAGCCGACCCCCAACGACGCCAAGGCAGGTCGATTCGACCTGCGGCTCAATCCCATGGAAAAGCAAAGAATCCAGTCCGCCGCAGCGCTCAAGGGACAGCAGGTTTCCGTGTTCATCCGGGAAATCATGCTTCGCGAGGCGGACGCCATCCTCGCCGCGCACGCCGCGTCGCAACTCGATGCCGAACAGACCAGGCGGTTCATGGCCGCGCTGGATGCGCCCTTCGCGCCGAACGAAAAGCTCGCGCGCGCACTGGCGCGCACGGGGCGATGA
- a CDS encoding TonB-dependent receptor plug domain-containing protein, translated as MSRTLLRDAIRRALFAGAIAAVALPLQAQDVADAAGDAGAAPAPTTLDRITVTGSRISRAVDVETVQPVTVLTRQDMERSGVQSVADVLQNLVVMGSPAISRADALSSGEAVGGSYVDIRNLGAARTLVLVNGQRLGVTTGGLADVSQIPTSAVERIEVLKDGGSANYGSDAIAGVVNIITRRNVEGAEANVYFGQFDEGDGKKQTYDATFGLTSDLGWLTASMQYAKEDPVWAKDREYSASGNGPLHPLDGRSSITEKGVLFVPRTTTDGKVVYDRYTLKDGGNPADFADFRPYVGATDSSNPNAQMTLQTGQERRALYLDAGRKLTDSLTLHVDALYNQRDTMQQIAGYPFRSGGPVADPSPNDPLWRDWDPRLAPDSAFNPLPGQKTEYFRRTWEVPRVTMNKATTYRIGAKLSQPFDLGGLPWDWEAGAFQSQFRTVKDGTGNLFLPAAQKAAGASWFNVATNRYECGSAAKPIAYGSDFGNGQCIPWNPLAPYGSDAAGSLSDPELQKFLFPIGHDVGETETNSIFANVSGVLAELDAGELGFAAGYEHRQEKGFFSPDALRQSRLSTDLGSGNSGGQYHLDELYAEVNIPLLRDKPFANALALNLASRYSNYSTFGSTTRSKASVEWRPIADLLVRGTWGQGFRAPTIDDLYGPQNQSFEDYTDPCDTSFGPASTSPACTAVVPPGFRQEMSGGVPADGPNSQSNVPFLSGSNPNLQPELSRNMTVGFVYSPQQVDGLSIGLDWWKVRVDDAIVTDAPNEILDDCYVRGIAERCSKFTRNPTTGAISTLDFALVNLGYVETAGYDLLATYHLPEQRWGRLGFTWDTTYVDYYEQKSTNSASVPVQYAGTAGTFRMRSNLSADWSMGNYGVRWGLRHYSSITEACTYTAECSDPLFQAPYTNGKVTPRNKVGSNTFNDVQFRYATPWSSTVSLGVNNVFEKVGPMLYSKPNSSFPYYGGFDIGRFVYVQYQQKF; from the coding sequence ATGAGCAGGACCTTGTTGCGCGACGCGATTCGTCGCGCGTTGTTTGCGGGCGCCATCGCGGCGGTGGCGTTGCCGTTGCAGGCCCAGGACGTCGCCGATGCGGCCGGCGATGCAGGCGCGGCGCCAGCGCCCACCACCCTTGATCGCATCACCGTGACCGGCTCGCGCATTTCGCGCGCGGTGGACGTGGAAACCGTGCAGCCCGTGACCGTGCTGACGCGCCAGGACATGGAACGCAGCGGCGTGCAGTCCGTCGCCGACGTGCTGCAGAACCTCGTGGTGATGGGTTCGCCGGCGATCAGCCGCGCGGATGCGTTGTCGTCGGGCGAAGCGGTCGGCGGCTCGTACGTCGACATCCGCAACCTCGGCGCCGCGCGCACGCTGGTCCTGGTCAACGGGCAGCGCCTGGGCGTGACCACCGGCGGCCTCGCGGACGTGAGCCAGATCCCGACGTCGGCGGTGGAGCGGATCGAGGTGCTGAAGGATGGCGGTTCGGCGAACTACGGCTCCGATGCGATCGCCGGCGTCGTCAACATCATCACGCGCCGCAACGTCGAGGGCGCGGAAGCCAACGTGTACTTCGGCCAGTTCGACGAAGGCGATGGCAAGAAACAGACGTACGACGCAACGTTCGGCCTCACGAGCGACCTCGGGTGGCTGACGGCGTCGATGCAGTACGCGAAGGAAGATCCGGTGTGGGCGAAGGACCGGGAGTACAGCGCCAGCGGCAACGGGCCGTTGCATCCGTTGGATGGGCGCAGCTCGATCACGGAGAAGGGCGTGCTGTTCGTTCCGCGAACCACCACAGACGGCAAGGTCGTCTATGACCGCTACACGTTGAAGGATGGCGGCAATCCTGCGGACTTCGCGGATTTCAGGCCGTACGTCGGCGCGACCGATAGTTCCAATCCCAATGCGCAGATGACACTGCAAACAGGTCAGGAACGTCGTGCGCTGTACCTGGATGCAGGACGTAAGTTGACCGATTCCCTCACGCTCCACGTTGATGCGCTGTACAACCAGCGTGACACGATGCAGCAGATCGCAGGCTATCCGTTCCGTTCCGGAGGCCCAGTCGCAGACCCGTCCCCGAACGATCCCCTGTGGCGCGACTGGGATCCGCGCCTTGCCCCAGACAGCGCGTTCAATCCCTTGCCCGGCCAGAAGACCGAGTACTTCCGCCGTACGTGGGAAGTGCCGCGCGTGACGATGAACAAGGCAACCACCTATCGCATCGGTGCGAAACTTTCGCAACCGTTCGATCTCGGCGGTCTGCCGTGGGACTGGGAGGCCGGTGCCTTCCAGAGCCAGTTCCGAACGGTGAAGGACGGGACGGGCAACCTGTTCTTGCCGGCCGCGCAGAAGGCCGCGGGAGCGTCGTGGTTCAACGTAGCTACCAACCGTTACGAGTGCGGTTCCGCGGCCAAGCCGATCGCCTATGGTTCCGACTTCGGCAACGGTCAGTGCATTCCATGGAATCCGCTCGCGCCGTACGGCAGCGATGCCGCCGGATCGCTGTCTGATCCTGAACTGCAGAAGTTCTTGTTTCCCATCGGTCACGACGTTGGCGAGACCGAAACGAATTCGATTTTCGCGAACGTTTCCGGCGTACTCGCTGAACTTGATGCGGGTGAACTTGGTTTCGCGGCTGGCTACGAGCATCGCCAGGAGAAGGGCTTCTTCTCGCCCGATGCGCTGCGCCAGTCGCGTTTGTCGACGGACCTGGGTTCGGGCAACAGCGGCGGTCAGTATCATCTCGACGAGCTCTACGCCGAAGTGAACATCCCGTTGCTCCGCGACAAGCCGTTCGCCAATGCGCTCGCGTTGAATCTTGCGTCGCGCTATTCGAACTACAGCACCTTTGGCTCGACCACGCGAAGTAAGGCGAGCGTTGAGTGGCGCCCGATCGCGGACCTGCTGGTGCGCGGTACTTGGGGCCAAGGCTTTCGCGCGCCAACGATCGATGACCTCTACGGGCCGCAGAATCAATCGTTCGAGGACTACACCGATCCTTGCGACACGTCGTTCGGTCCCGCAAGTACCTCGCCTGCCTGCACGGCCGTCGTCCCGCCGGGATTCCGTCAGGAAATGTCCGGTGGCGTTCCAGCGGACGGTCCGAACTCGCAGTCCAACGTGCCGTTCCTTTCCGGCTCCAACCCGAACCTTCAGCCGGAACTGTCGCGCAACATGACCGTGGGCTTCGTCTACAGCCCCCAGCAGGTCGATGGCCTGAGCATCGGCCTGGATTGGTGGAAGGTGCGCGTGGATGACGCGATTGTCACCGACGCGCCGAACGAAATCCTCGACGATTGCTACGTGCGTGGGATCGCAGAGCGCTGCAGCAAGTTCACGCGCAATCCGACGACCGGTGCGATATCCACGCTCGACTTCGCGCTCGTCAACCTGGGCTACGTGGAAACCGCCGGCTACGACCTGCTGGCCACGTATCACCTGCCGGAGCAGCGCTGGGGCCGTCTGGGTTTCACCTGGGATACGACGTACGTCGACTACTACGAGCAGAAGTCCACGAACAGCGCATCCGTGCCGGTGCAGTACGCGGGCACGGCGGGCACGTTCCGCATGCGTTCCAACCTCTCGGCGGACTGGAGCATGGGCAACTACGGCGTGCGCTGGGGCCTGCGCCACTACTCGTCGATCACCGAAGCGTGCACCTACACGGCCGAGTGCAGCGATCCACTGTTCCAGGCCCCGTACACCAACGGCAAGGTCACCCCGCGCAACAAAGTCGGCTCCAACACCTTCAATGACGTGCAGTTCCGTTACGCCACCCCGTGGTCGTCCACCGTCTCGCTGGGCGTGAACAACGTCTTCGAGAAGGTCGGCCCGATGCTGTACTCCAAGCCGAACAGCAGCTTCCCGTATTACGGCGGCTTCGACATCGGCCGCTTCGTCTACGTGCAGTACCAGCAGAAGTTCTGA